Proteins encoded within one genomic window of Bombus vancouverensis nearcticus chromosome 4, iyBomVanc1_principal, whole genome shotgun sequence:
- the LOC117153155 gene encoding tetratricopeptide repeat protein 39C: protein MATKSNGTKEWNTARMGISLLLNNKTEEAEALFTGHPHSFHMKAGRCFVLFMNALMTFENDKLQQAMLLLKDMERECASDIGWLKSMKSKVFKAEETGKDYVNKLERQIVLADSQVCSAILTLLQQELTGYVRGGWMLRKAWRVYQHAHTQILQLYQRTFGSNPSGFDTRCSTPSCNGSSYSLQSPHSPGSSEWSIPSCNGSTNNPTPISSPSGLRSSLSMFFSLTGITSEQQTPFVEPSEVSRLMSAVSFGYGIYQLCVSLLPPSLLKVIHFLGFEGDREAGITALMYARLSEDMRAPLATLSLLWYHTIARPFFALDGSNLRAGVNAAKQLIAECHSEFSNSALFLFFAGRIERLESNVNGALQAYAKAVEASSQREIKLLCLHEVAWCHLIRLSYEEAYRSLTQLHQQSRWSVSFYDYLATVCCGAIGKFDIVASSYRKVHHCDNRMSKETQLGLFVLRRTPKLVDLKTGQPYTVLYYRLLVYELLYLWNAMPSCSVDSLQGILLGPSKDQTCDYEYDPMNVRNTYCCANGGTCPAAILNSSRQSPWYCKFIKPFVFCIITSLLAMSVSHLCDKYSASTTFKIIRSDLVNLRTHLNTLSMEVKNVMETRDDLKSKLKEVGYVIPKMSEAILYLRNEVSEGMEQHTKTLLKVMSPETVRELVKSELQTYDADKTGRTDYALGTSGGAILSTRKTETYSAGAPVLKLFGIPICQQQNTPHAIIQTSVLPGECWAFKGSSGSVVIQLLGFVHVSGVSLEHIPQSISPTGETSTAPKQFSILGLTSVDDTNSFFFGEFTYDNTGPPVQYFEVQNKPKKAYEIIELKVHSNSGNNEYTCIYRIRVHGTLSKKSR, encoded by the exons ATGGCTACAAAATCAAACGGCACGAAGGAGTGGAATACCGCTAGAATGGGTATTTCTCTGCTGTTGAATAACAAAACGGAGGAAGCGGAAGCCCTATTTACCGGACACCCGCATAGTTTTCACATGAAAGCAGGTCGCTGTTTTGTCTTATTCATG AATGCACTGATGACCTTTGAGAACGATAAGCTTCAGCAGGCTATGCTACTGCTGAAGGATATGGAAAGGGAATGCGCGAGTGACATAGGATGGTTAAAGTCTATGAAGAGTAAAGTCTTCAAAGCAGAAGAAACAGGC AAGGACTACGTGAATAAATTGGAGAGGCAAATAGTTCTCGCAGACTCGCAAGTTTGTTCGGCGATATTAACGTTACTACAACAAGAACTCACTGGTTACGTACGTGGTGGTTGGATGTTACGTAAAGCTTGGCGAGTTTATCAGCATGCACACACACAAATCTTGCAGTTATATCAGCGCACATTTGGTTCTAATCCATCGG GATTCGACACAAGATGCAGCACTCCTTCGTGTAATGGCTCCTCTTACTCACTGCAAAGTCCACATAGTCCAGGTTCCTCGGAATGGTCTATACCATCTTGCAACGGTTCAACAAACAACCCGACACCGATCTCATCCCCCTCAGGTCTGCGAAGCTCTCTATCAATGTTCTTCTCGCTCACTGGCATCACGTCCGAACAACAGACACC CTTCGTTGAACCATCTGAGGTCTCCCGGTTGATGTCAGCGGTTAGTTTTGGTTATGGGATTTATCAACTCTGTGTCAGTTTATTGCCGCCTTCTCTTCTAAAAGTGATTCACTTTTTGGGCTTCGAGGGCGACAGAGAAGCAGGAATCACTGCGCTCATGTATGCACGGCTTAGCGAAGATATGCGTGCTCCTCTTGCCAC CTTATCCCTACTCTGGTACCACACAATTGCACGTCCATTTTTTGCCCTTGATGGAAGCAATCTACGGGCTGGTGTAAATGCCGCGAAACAATTAATCGCGGAGTGTCATTCAGAATTTAGCAATTCGGCGCTCTTTCTATTTTTCGCTGGTCGAATAGAGAGGCTCGAG TCAAACGTAAATGGTGCTCTGCAAGCATACGCGAAGGCTGTCGAAGCTTCGAGTCAAAGAGAGATCAAATTATTGTGCCTACACGAGGTGGCCTGGTGTCATCTGATTCGTTTAAGTTACGAAGAAGCTTACCGATCTTTGACACAATTGCATCAACAATCCAGGTGGTCGGTGAGCTTCTACGATTATTTAGCAACCG TCTGTTGCGGGGCGATTGGTAAATTCGATATCGTGGCCTCGTCTTATCGAAAGGTCCACCATTGTGACAATCGAATGAGTAAAGAGACTCAATTGGGTTTGTTCGTTTTGCGTCGAACTCCTAAACTTGTGGATCTGAAAACTGGCCAGCCTTATACCGTTTTGTACTACAGACTGCTCGTGTATGAATTATTGTATTTGTGGAACGCGATGCCATCATGTTCTGTGGACTCGTTGCAAGGAATACTTTTAG GCCCTTCAAAAGATCAAACCTGTGATTATGAGTACGATCCGATGAACGTTCGAAACACGTACTGCTGTGCAAATGGAGGAACCTGTCCAGCTGCTATATTGAATTCCTCTCGCCAATCTCCTTGGTACTGTAAATTCATCAAACcatttgtattttgcattattaCGTCGTTATTAG CTATGTCCGTGTCTCATTTGTGCGACAAATACTCAGCCAGTACGACGTTCAAGATAATCAGATCCGACTTGGTGAATCTGCGAACGCATTTGAATACCCTTTCG ATGGAAGTAAAGAACGTAATGGAAACGCGAGACGATTTAAAGAGTAAGTTGAAAGAGGTTGGATACGTGATACCAAAAATGTCTGAGGCCATTCTCTATTTAAGAAACGAAGTGTCCGAGG GAATGGAACAGCATACGAAAACATTGTTGAAGGTTATGTCCCCAGAAACTGTCCGAGAATTGGTAAAGAGCGAACTGCAAACGTACGACGCTGACAAAACCGGAAGGACAGATTACGCGCTCGGAACTTCAG GCGGAGCAATCCTCTCGACGAGAAAGACAGAAACGTACTCGGCTGGTGCACCGGTACTGAAACTTTTTGGGATACCAATTTGTCAGCAACAAAACACACCTCACGCTATAATTCAG ACTAGTGTTCTTCCGGGTGAGTGTTGGGCATTTAAAGGCAGCAGTGGAAGCGTTGTTATACAGTTACTCGGTTTTGTACATGTGTCTGGAGTAAGTCTGGAACATATTCCACAGTCGATATCTCCTACAGGGGAAACGAGCACCGCtccaaaacaattttctattctG GGTTTAACCAGCGTAGATGACacaaattctttcttttttggtGAATTCACGTACGATAATACTGGTCCTCCTGTACAATATTTCGAAGTTCAG AACAAACCAAAGAAAGCATACGAAATAATCGAATTAAAGGTTCATTCCAATAGTGGTAACAATGAATACACCTGCATCTACAGAATAAGGGTTCACGGTACCCTAAGTAAAAAGAGTAGGTAA
- the LOC117153154 gene encoding soluble calcium-activated nucleotidase 1 has protein sequence MKRMRMKNGNTETMSYLRDWRQALRVPHVYRVANSTFRIQSQYLALIFLLLSIPLFLLGLPLLRGVVHSSSSNQFLSQCRYYKYNKTYPLSAPIKTSKGITYRIAIVSDLDHNSKSLDKKDVWHSIMKTGSLFWNPSTNFLSVVWDDRNHMLTSSLTLKGRGMELSELVTFDGHLLSFDDRTGIIYFIEGEEVYPWVILMDGNGKNSKGFKSEWATIKDEHLYVGSMGKEWTNPSGVFEHNNPLWIKVITPRGEVQSVNWISNYKRLRQAINIEYPGYMIHESGAWSDIHKSWFFLPRRCCHQRYNETKDETMSCNILLTADENFVDVKVTKVGNLVPIRGFSSFKFLPGSQDTIIIALKTEEYQGQTATYIMAFTIDGNIMMPETKVIDKKFEGLEFI, from the exons ATGAAACGAATGCGAATGAAGAACGGAAACACAGAAACGATGTCATATCTACGTGACTGGAGGCAAGCATTGCGTGTTCCTCATGTCTACAGAGTTGCTAACAGTACATTTCGCATTCAGAGCCAATATTTGGCTTTAATTTTCCTATTACTATCTATTCCTCTGTTCCTACTTGGATTACCTCTGCTGCGCGGAGTTGTACATTCGTCGTCATCGAATCAATTTTTGTCACAGTGTAGATATTACAAGTACAATAAGACATACCCTCTGTCAGCTCCGATCAAGACATCCAAGGGTATCACTTATCGTATAGCAATAGTAAGTGATCTTGACCACAATTCCAAAAGTTTAGATAAAAAAGATGTGTGGCACAGTATTATGAAAACTGGAAGTCTCTTTTGGAATCCTAGCACAAATTTTCTTTCCGTTGTTTGGGATGATAGAAACCACATGTTAACATCATCTTTAACTTTAAAAGGACGTGGCATGGAATTGTCTGAACTGGTTACGTTTGATGGACATTTATTGTCTTTTGATGATCGTACaggaattatatattttattgaaggAGAAGAAGTTTATCCCTGGGTTATTTTGATGGATGGTAATGGTAAAAATTCTAAAG GATTTAAATCTGAATGGGCAACTATTAAGGATGAGCATTTGTATGTTGGTAGTATGGGTAAAGAATGGACCAATCCTTCAGGAGTATTCGAACATAATAATCCCCTTTGGATAAAAGTAATAACTCCACGTGGTGAAGTTCAATCTGTGAATTGGATTTCAAactataaacgattaagacaagcaataaatattgaatatccag GCTATATGATTCATGAATCAGGAGCTTGGAGCGATATACACAAAAGCTGGTTTTTTTTGCCAAGGAGATGTTGTCACCAGCGCTATAACGAAACTAAAGATGAAACAATGAGTTGCAATATCTTACTAACTGCAGATGAAAATTTTGTAGATGTCAAG gtTACCAAAGTTGGTAATTTAGTACCAATCAGAGGTTTCTcaagtttcaaatttttaccaGGCTCTCAAGATACGATTATCATTGCCCTTAAAACTGAAGAATATCAAGGACAGACAGCTACGTATATTATGGCATTTACAATTGATGGAAACATCATGATGCCTGAGACTAAAGTGATAGATAAAAAATTCGAAGGTCTTGAATTCATATGA